The DNA sequence GTGCACTTTGTCCACGCCCAGCTGCGAGTCGCGCAGACGGCTGACCGCGTCGTACTCGTAGAGGCCCTGGTGGGCCTTGGTGGTGGACTTGATGTGCCAGGTGATCAGCTTGACGCCGAAAGACTCGGCCAGTTGCTCGGCCAGCATGGTCTTGCCGGTGCCGGGCTCGCCTTTGACCAGCAAGGGCCGCTCCAGGGTGATCGCTGCGTTGACCGCGAGCTTGAGGTCGTTTGTAGCGACGTATGCGCTGGTGCCTTCGAACTTCATCTGCCAATCCTCGAACGTGTCGCCAGGCGGTTTGCTGCCGGCGGAATTTAAAATTGTGCACGACTATAACGCGGGCTCTGGTCGACTGTGAACGCAGACGCCCCATTCAGTCTCTGAATGGGGCGTCACCTCGTGACTCAGTCAGCCTTTGGTGGTGGTTGCTCATAGCGTGCGTTGAAGGCTTGAATGAAGCCATTTCGCAGAATCTGGAAGAAGGCCTGCAGCCCACTGATATCACTTTGGTGCACGTTGCCCCTGAGTTCAACTCGGGTGGCGAACTGATTCTTGCGCAGAGCGGCCAACATAACGGCGTTTCATGGTCGAGGATCCATGGCGGTCTATATAGTCATTGACTGCCGCTGGCGGCATCGGTTCGGCGGGGGTGGACGCACCGGAGGCCGAGGCATACCCTTGAAGTTTTCGCCTGGTGTCAAAAGGACCCCGCCATGAGTCGTATTTTTGCTGACAACGCGCAATCCATCGGCAACACGCCGCTGGTCCAGATCAACCGTATCGCCCCCCGAGGCGTGACCGTGCTGGCCAAGATCGAGGGTCGTAACCCGGCCTATTCGGTCAAGTGCCGGATCGGGGCAAGCATGATCCGGGACGCTGAAAGCAGCGGCAAGCTCAAGCCGGGCATGACCATTATCGAGCCGACCTCCGGCAACACCGGCATCGGCCTGGCGTTTGTCGCGGCGGCGCGGGGTTACAAATTGCAACTGACCATGCCGGCGTCCATGAGCATCGAGCGCCGCAAGGTGCTCAAGGCCCTCGGTGCCGAACTGGTACTCACCGATCCTGCCAAGGGCATGAAAGGCGCCATCGACAAGGCCGCTGAAATCCTCGCCAGCGATCCGGCCAATTACTTCTTGCCGCAACAATTCAACAACCCGGCCAACCCGGCCATCCACGAGAAAACCACAGGCCCGGAAATCTGGAACGACACCGACGGCGCTGTCGATGTACTGGTCTCGGGCGTGGGTACCGGCGGCACCATTACCGGGATATCGCGCTACATCAAGAACACCCAGGGCAAGCCGATCCTGTCGGTGGCGGTGGAGCCCCTGGTTTCCCCGGTGATCACCCAGGCCCGGGCCAACGAGGAGATCAAACCCAGCCCGCACAAGATCCAGGGCATCGGCGCCGGTTTTGTGCCGAAAAACCTCGACTTGTCGATCGTCGATCAGGTGGAGCTGGTCAGCGACGAAGAATCCAAGGCCATGGCCCTGCGCCTGATGCAGGAAGAGGGGATCCTGTGCGGGATTTCCTCGGGCGCGGCGATGGCAGCGGCCATCCGGTTGGCCGAGAAACCGGAAATGCAAGGCAAGACCATCGTGGTCATTCTGCCGGACTCCGGTGAGCGGTACTTGTCGAGCATGCTCTTCAGCGACCTGTTCACTGACCAGGAAAACCAGCAGTAGCCTGCAGCGGTTTTATTACCGGATCCTCAAGACAGATTGTCATCCTGGCCGGTTATTGCCGGCCAGGGTTCGGACTATCATGACAATCGCATACAACCGACGGCCAGAGTGTGCAGGGTGGTCGCCGGGATAGTTGTATCCGCCACGCTCTGATTGATGACAGTTTCTGGTTACCCGATTGCTGACACAAGGAGTGATGCATGACCCTATCCTTTGCCGCCAAGGCCGTGGTCTTGTCGCTGTTTCTGGGTAGTACGCTGTATGTCCATCTACGCGGCAAGGCCCGCTTGCCGTTGCTGCGCCAGTTCGTCAACCACTCGGCGTTGTTCGCCCCGTACAACGCGTTGATGTATCTGTTTTCCGGCGTGCCATCTGAACCCGCACCGCGATCCCTTTGCCGGCTCCGTGCGCTACCACCTGGGGCTGTCGACGCCGAACTCCGATGATTGCCGGATCTACGTCGACGGCCAGGTGTATGCCTGGCGTGACGGTGAAGACGTCATGTTCGACGAAACCTACGTGCACTGGGTGAAAAACGAAACCGGGCAGACCCGGGTGATCCTCTTCTGCGATATCGAACGCCCCTTGAACAATGGGCTGATAAGCCGAATCAACCGTGGCGTCAGTGCTTTCCTCGGGCGTGCCACCGCGCCGCAGAATCTCGACGACGAACGCGTGGGCGGGATCAACCAGGCCTATGCCTGCAGCAAGCGCTTCAGCAATGGCATCAGTGGCTGGGTCAAGCAGATGAAGCGTCGCTATCCCAAACTTTATCGCGTGCTGCGGCCGGTACTGGCGGTGTTCGTGCTGGTGTTGCTGGGCCAGTGGTTGTTCGGTTGATCTTTTGCCGGCTTGAGCACAAACCACAGCGCCACGGCAATCAGCAGGCCGCCGTAGAGATGCGCCATCGACAAGGGTTCATCGAGCAGCCAGTAACCCCAGAGCACGCCGAAGGGGGGGATCAGGAAGGTCACGGTCATGGATTTGACCGGGCCGATCTCGCTGAGCAGGCGGAAATACAGGATGTAGGCGAGCGCCGTGCACACGAGCCCCAAGCCCAGCAGCGACAACCAGACACTCCAGCCACCCCAACTGGCCGGTGGCTGGGTCAGCGCGCTGTAGCCGAACAGCGGCAGCAACAGCAGCGTGGCGCCGAGCATGCTGCCCAATGCCGCCAAGCGGCTGTCCAGCCCGCCGCGCTGGTCGAGCCAGCGCCGCGCCAGGAACCCTGCGAAACCGTAACAGGTGGT is a window from the Pseudomonas sp. LS1212 genome containing:
- the cysK gene encoding cysteine synthase A; this encodes MSRIFADNAQSIGNTPLVQINRIAPRGVTVLAKIEGRNPAYSVKCRIGASMIRDAESSGKLKPGMTIIEPTSGNTGIGLAFVAAARGYKLQLTMPASMSIERRKVLKALGAELVLTDPAKGMKGAIDKAAEILASDPANYFLPQQFNNPANPAIHEKTTGPEIWNDTDGAVDVLVSGVGTGGTITGISRYIKNTQGKPILSVAVEPLVSPVITQARANEEIKPSPHKIQGIGAGFVPKNLDLSIVDQVELVSDEESKAMALRLMQEEGILCGISSGAAMAAAIRLAEKPEMQGKTIVVILPDSGERYLSSMLFSDLFTDQENQQ
- a CDS encoding DMT family transporter, giving the protein MSPTAAIHLLLLAAIWGASFLFMRIIAPVIGAMPTAFFRVSIAAAGLLVILALMRIDWNFRGKLKVCLVLGMINSGIPAAMYSLAAQVLPAGYSAIFNATTPLMGVLIGGLFFREPMTLSKLTGIFLGLFGVGVLSGAGPVEFDLALLQGALSCLAATTCYGFAGFLARRWLDQRGGLDSRLAALGSMLGATLLLLPLFGYSALTQPPASWGGWSVWLSLLGLGLVCTALAYILYFRLLSEIGPVKSMTVTFLIPPFGVLWGYWLLDEPLSMAHLYGGLLIAVALWFVLKPAKDQPNNHWPSNTSTNTASTGRSTR